The window GCGCTGCTGACCATGGTGGTCGGCATCCTCGGTGCCGTCGCGCAGTCGGACATCAAGCGGCTGCTGTCGTTCACCCTGGTCAGCCACATCGGCTACATGCTGTTCGGGATCGCGCTCGGCACCGCCGCCGGACTGGCGGCGGCGATCTTCTACGTGGTGCACCACATCACCATCCAGACCACGCTGTTCCTGGCGACCGGGCTGGTGGAGCGCCGGGGCGGCAGCACCAACCTGGAACGTCTCGGCGGGCTGGCCCGGGCCGCGCCGCTGCTCGCCGCGCTGTTCTTTCTGCCGGCGTTGAACCTGGCCGGCATACCACCGTTCTCCGGGTTCCTCGGCAAGCTCGGGTTGCTGCGGGCCGGGGTCGCCGACGGCGGCCCGCTGGTCTGGGCGGTCGTCGCCAGCGCCGTGCTGACCAGCCTGCTCACCCTGTACGCGGTGACCCGGGTGTGGAATCTCGCCTTCTGGCGCAAGACCGCCCCGCAGGCCACAGCGGGCGGTCCGGCGACGGTACCGGCACTTGCTGCGGCCGCGCAGCCGGCGACGGTGCCGTCCGCGACCCGGGCGGTGTCCGGTGTCCGGGTGCCGTCCACCGACTCGGCCTCCACCCCGCTCGCCGCCGACGGCCCAGGGTCGGTGGAACCGATGCCGCCCCTGCTGGTCGGCGCGACCACCGCACTGGTGCTGCTCGGACTGGCACTGACCGCGCTGGCCGGACCGTTGTACCAGGTCGGCACCGAGGCGGCAGCCAATCTGGTGAGCCGGACACCGTACGTCGACGCGGTGTTCCCACAGGGAGGAGCCCGATGAGTCCGGTGTCCAGGGCCGCGCGCTGGCGTACCCAGATCGTCGCGGTCGCCGCTCTGGTGGTGCTGTGGAACCTGTTCTACGGGCGGTTCTCCGTCGGCAACCTGCTCGGTGGGACGGTCGTCGCGCTGGTGGTGGTCACCGTCTTTCCGCTACCGCCGGTCGCCTTCGAGGGCCGGATCCGGCCGTTGGCGGTGCTGCGCTTCCTCGCCCGGTTCGTCGTCGACCTGTTCACCGCGAGCGCGCAGGTGGCCTGGACCGCCGTCCGGTTCGGGCACACGCCGCGCAGCGCGGTCATCGCGGTGCGGCTACGGGTCCGGACGGACCTGAACCTGACCCTCACCGCGGAGGCGTTGTCGTTGATCCCGGGCAGCCTCATCGTCGAGGCCGACCCGGCCAGCGGCACCCTCTACGTCCACGTGCTCGACGTCGTCGACCACCACGACGTCGAGCAGGCCCGGCGGAAGGTGCTGGCGTTGGAGGAGCGGATCGTCCGGGCCGTCGGTTCGGCGGACGACGTACGGCATCTCGACGACCCCCGCCCGGCCGACGACCCCCATCTGCGAAACGATCCCTGCCCAGGGAACGGAGAGAACCGATGACCTTCGTGGCTGTTGTGGTGACCGTCCTGCTGGCCGTAGCGGCTCTGCTGACCGTCGGGCGGATCATCCGTGGTCCGACGCTGCTCGACCGGGTGGTGGCCGCCGAGGTGCTGATCGCCATCATCGTCGGTGGGCTCGCCGCCGAGGCGGCGGTCAATCGGCACGCCACCACTTTGCCGGTGCTCGTGGTGTTGTCCCTGCTCGGGTTCGTGGGCTCGGTCAGCATCGTCCGGTTCGTCGCCGCCCGCCCGCCCGCGGTGGCCGCCGCCGAACGGGAGCAACGGTGAACGGGGTGCTGACCGTACTGTCCGGCACGCTGCTGATCGGCGGCGCGCTGCTCAGCCTGGCCGCCAGCATCGGCCTGCTGCGCTTCCCCGACGTCGCCGCCCGGATACACGCGGCGACCAAGCCGCAGGTTCTCGGCCTGCTGCTGGTCCTCAGTGGGCTGGCGCTGCGGCTGCAGAGCGGCACCGAGCTGGCCACTCTGCTGATGGTGGCGGTCTTCCAGATGGCGACCGCGCCGGTCGCGGCCCACATCATCGGCCGGGCCGCCTACCGGGCCGATCTGGTCCGGCGGGACCTGCTGGTCACCGACGAGGCGGACGGAATGTCGGTCGACGGCACCGGCGGCGACGGAACCGGTGGGCAGCGGCGGGCCACTATATAATCCCGCCATGACCGACGCTCCTGCCCAGGAGGGCAGCAGTAGCCAGCCGGGTAGCACCCGGCTGCCGACATTCCGGCCGCCGGTCGCCGGAGCGCTGAGCCCACGGTGCTGATCGTCTTCGGTCTCTTCTTGATCACCGTGTTGACGGTCGCGACCGGGTACTTCGTCGCCCAGGAATTCGGCTACGTTGCCGTCGACCGGGGGCGGCTCCGCGCCCTGGCCGACCGGGGCGACCCGGCCGCCGCCCGGGCGCTGCGGGTGACCAGCCGGCTGTCGTTCATGCTCTCCGGCGCTCAGCTGGGGATCACGGTCACCGCGCTGCTGGTCGGCTACGTCGCCGAGCCGTACCTTGGCGCCGGACTGTCCGAGCTGCTCGGCGGGGTCGGCGTGCCGCCGGCCGCCAGCCTGACCATCTCGGTCGGGCTCGCGCTGATCATCTCGACCGTGGTGCAGATGGTTCTCGGTGAGCTGGCTCCCAAGAACCTCGCCCTCGCCCGGGCCGAGACGTTGGCCCGGGCGCTCAGCCGGTCGACCCTGATCTACCTGGCCGTCGCCGGGCCGCTGATCAGGATGTTCGACATCGCGGCGAACCGGTTGCTGCGGCGGGTCGGCATCGAACCGATCGAGGAGCTGCCCAGTGGCGCCACCGCCGAGGACCTCGGCCAGATCATCGCCGAGTCCCGCCAGGAGGGGCACCTCGATTCGGCGATGTCGACGCTGCTCGACCGAGGGTTGCACTTCCGGCAGCTGACCGCCGGCGAGGCGATGGTGCCGCGGGTCGACGTGCACACGGTACGGGTCGACGCGCCCCTGACCGGGCTGGTGGAGCTGCTGGACACCGGGCACTCGCGGTTCCCGGTGCACGGCTCGGACGGCGTCGACGACCTGGTCGGCATCGCCAGCATCGCGGATGTGCTCACCGTAGCGCCGTCGCGGCGGGCGGTGACGACCGTCGCGGCGGTGATGGTCCCCCCGCTGCTGGTGCCGGAGACCCTGCCGCTGCCGGCGGTGCTGGACCGGCTGCGTAAGGGGCACCGGCAGCTCGCCTGCGTGGTCGACGAGTACGGCGGCTTCGCCGGGGTGATCACCCTGGAGGACATCGCCGAGGAGCTGGTCGGCCCGATCCGGGACGAGGACGATCCGCCGGAGCCGGCCCCGGCCCGCCAGCCGGACGGATCCTGGCTGGTGCCGGCCCGTTGGCGAATCGACGAGGTCGCCGACACCACCGGGGTCGAGCTGCCGACCGCCCCCGAGTACGACACCCTCTCCGGCCTGGTCATGCGGGAGCTGGGCCGGGTGCCCGAGGTCGGCGACCAGATCTCGATCAGCCTGGACGAGACGGCCGCCGGCAACGGCCACCAGCCGACCCGGCGGGCGGTGCTGCACGTGATCTCCGTCGACCGGCACGTGCCCGACTCGGTACGGCTGGAGGTGATCGGGTGAGCACCGGGTGGGCGTTGCTGACCTCACTGGTGCTGCTCGCCCTGAACGGGTTCTTCGTGGCTGCGGAGTTCGCCCTGGTCGCGAGCAAGCGGTACCGGCTGGAACAGGCCGCGGCGGGCGGCTCGCGGGCGGCCCGGGCGGCGCTGGACGGCTCCCGTGAGCTGTCACTGATGCTCGCCGGGGCGCAGCTGGGCATCACCGTCTGCACCCTCGGCCTTGGCGCGTTGGCCGAGCCGGCGGTGGAGCGGCTGGTGGCGCCGCTGCTGGAGCGGGCCGGCCTGCCGTACGCGGCCAGTCACCTGGTCGCGTTCCTGTTCGCCCTCGCCCTGGTGGTCTTCCTGCACCTGGTGGTCGGCGAGATGGCACCGAAGTCGTGGGCGATCACCCACCCGGAGCGGTCGGCGCTGCTGCTGGCGCTGCCGTTCCGGGCGTTCGCCCGGGTGTCCCGGCCGGTCCTGTCCGGGCTGAACGCGATCGCCAACGCCGTGCTGCGGGCGTTCCGGGTCGAACCGCAGGACCAGTTGGCCCAGGTGCACGGCCCGGACGAGCTGCGCATCCTGCTGGAACAGTCGCGGGAGCACGGCCTGCTGCCGGCGGACCAGCACGAGCTGCTGGCCAAGATGCTCCAGCTGGAACGCACCACCGTCCGGGACGTGATGCAGCCGGTGGACCAGGTCGTCGCGGTGGCCCGGACGGACACCGCCGAGCGGGTGGAGGAGCTGTCCCGGGGCAGCGGCCGGTCCCGCCTGGTGGTCTGCGGGGAGGCCGGCGATCTGATCGGCATCGTGCACGTACGCGACGCGGTGCGGGCGAACACCTGTGACGGCGCGCCGACCGCCGAGTCGCTGATGAGCCGGCCGTTCCTGCTGCCGGCGACGGCCACCGTCACCGAGGCGGTGGCCGCGATGCGCGCCGACCAGGTGCAGTTGGCGCTGGTCACCAACGGTGCCGGGGCCGACCGGCCGATCGGCTTCGTGGCGTTGGAGGACCTGCTGGAGGAGGTCATCGGCGAGTTCGACGACGAGACCGACACCGTCCCGAGGGGACGGCGGATGCGCTGACCGGCGCGCCGACGATGGCGGTCGCGCCGACCAGCGCTCAGGTTGCTCCGGCGGTCAGGCTCCGGCGGTCAGGCTGCTCCGGCGCTGGCGGTGGCGAGCTTGACCCCGAAGCCGAGGAACAGGGCGCCCACCCCGCTGGTGACCGTCGCGGCGAGCCGGCGCCGCTGCCGGAACTGCATCGCCAGGTACGTCCCGGTGAAGATCAGCACGGTCAGGTAGATGACGCTGAACAGCTGGGCGATCGCGCCGAGCAGCAGGAACGACAGCGCCGGGTACGGGTACGCCGGGTCGACGAACTGGATGAAGAACGACACGAAGAACAGGATCGCCTTCGGGTTCAGCAGGCTGATCACCGTCGCCCGCCGGAACGGACGACGGACCGCCGCCGGCTCGGCGGCGTCCACCAGCCGGGGCGCGGCCGGGTCGTCACGTTGTCGCCAGCGCCGCCAGGCACCACGGAACATGGTGACACCGACATAGCCGAGGTACGCCGCCCCGGCGTACTTGATCACGGTGAACACCGCCGGATGGGTGTTGAGCAGGGAGGCGACCCCGGCTGCGGAGAGCACCATCAGCACCGTGTCGCCGAGGAAGACGCCGCCGGCCGCCCGGTAGCCGTGCCGCACGCCGCGCCGGGCGGCGGTGGACAGGACGAACAACGAGTTCGGCCCGGGCAGCAGGATGATCGCCACGGTGCCCAGGACGTACGTCCAGATGTCGGTGATGCCCAGCATGGGGGACATCCTGCTACCTGGACCAGCGGCCGGGCGAGGGATATTCGGCCGGTCAGGGTGTGCGCTTCGGCACCGTGTCCGGGTATGTCGGGGCGGTGGCCGCTGGCGCCGCGGCGGTGAGGTAGCTCGGCACCGCCCGGGTGACTCCGGCGGCGGACCGCGGCGGGTCGGCGACGGTGCGCAACGGCAGCACCCCGGCCCAGTACGGCAGCGCCAGGTCGGCCTGCTCGTCGACGGGGTCACCGGCGCGGACCTTGACCGACACCTCGTCGAGAGCGACGGCGAGCACCGCTGTCTGCGCGAGTTCCCGGTTCGTCGGCGGCCGGCTGTCCGCGACCCGGCCCGGGGCCGCCTTGTCGATCAGGGCGTCGAGTGCCCGCCGCTTGTCGGCCGGGTCGCTGACCAGCCGGGCGGTGCCGTGCACGACGACTGATCGGTAGTTGGCACTGTGATGCGCCTGGGCGCGGGCGTAGACCAGCCCGTCGAGCAGGGTGACGGCCACACAGACGGCGAGCCCTTTCCGGTCGCGGGCGGCCAGCAGGGGGGTGCTCGCGGTGGAGCCGTGCAGGTACAGGGTCTCGTCGACGCGTACGTGCAGGGTGGGCAGTGCCCGAGGCGCGCCGTCGACGACGAACGCCAAGCAGCAGTGGTACGCCTCGTCGAGGATGCGGTGTGCCTCGGTGCGCTGGTAGGTGACCCGGTTGAGGTGTCGGGCGGCGGTGGTCCGGGCGGTGGCGGGATACATTTGATCTCCCGAGATTGTTCTAGTACAATTCGATAATTGTGGCAGAACAATACCAGCCGACTGGTGCGACCGCGACCGAGATCTCGGCCAGCGTCGAGACCGGTGTCCGCACTGGTGCGTTGGCACCTGGCGCCCTGCTGCCGGCGGTGCGTGCGCTCGCCGACGCACTCGAGGTCAGCCCGGCCACCGTCGCGAAGGCGTACCAGGCGCTGCGCCAGCGGGGGATCGTCGACACCGACGGCCGACGCGGCACCCGGGTCCGCGCCCGCCCGCCGGTCGCGGTGACCCGGCCCGGCCCGTCCGTGCCGGCCCCGCCGGGCACCCTGGACCTGTCCACCGGTGAGCCGGATCCACGGCTGTTGCCGCCGCTGGCGACGCATCTCGCCGCGGTCGCCCGGCAGTTGGCCGACGCCTCGTCCGGGCAGGGTTACGCCGACGCCGGCCTGCTGCCCGACCTCGCCGCGCTCGCCGCGGTCCGGTTGGCTGACGACGGCCTGCCGGCCGCCGGTCTCACCGTCACCAGTGGCGCGCTGGACGGGATCGAACGCCTGCTCGCCGGCAATCTGCGCCCCGGCGACCGGGTCGCGGTGGAGGACCCCGGCTGGGCCAACCTGCTGGACCTGATCGCGGCACTGGGCCTCACCCCGGTGCCGATGCCGGTGGACGACCGAGGCCCGACCGAACCCGGCCTGCGGGCGGCGCTGTCCGCCGGTGTGTCCGCCATCGTGGTCACCACCCGGGCGCAGAACCCGACCGGCGCCGCCCTGGACGCGGACCGGGCCGACCGGCTGCGACGGCTGCTGCGCGAGACCGACGACGTGCTGCTCATCGAGGACGACCACGCCGCCGAGCTCTCCGACGGTCCGCCGCACGTGCTGGCCGGCGCGACACCCCGATGGGCGTTCGTCCGCTCCGCCAGCAAGCCGTACGGCCCGGACCTGCGGACAGCGCTGGTGACCGGCGACGAGACCACGCTGAGCCGGGTTGCTGGTCGGATGCGTATCGGTTCCGGCTGGGTCTCCACGGTCCTGCAGCGGCTGCTCGGACAGTTGTGGCGCGACCCCTCGGTCGCCGCCACGGTGGCCGAGGCCGGCCGGGCCTACCAGCGCCGTCGGGAGGCGCTGCGGGCCGCGCTCGCCGGCCACGGCGTGGCCAGCCACGGCAGCAGCGGGATCAACGTCTGGGTGCCGGTGACGGACGAGACCCACGTGGTGACCGCGCTGCAGGCAGCCGGATTCGCCGTCTCGGCCGGAGCCCGCCACCGGCTACGCAGCGCGCCGGGTATCAGGATCACCGTCAGCGGTCTCGACGAGGACCGGGCCGGCGAGCTCGCCGCGGCGGTACGCGACGCACTGCGTCCAGCGGGACTTGCCCGGGTCGGCAGGTGAGGTACGCGGGCCGTACCCGGACCGGTCAACCCAGGCGCACCGGTCAATTCGCAACCGGGTAGGAAGGACCCGTGACCGTGCACGAAACCACCGTCGGAGCCGCTGGGTACGTCCCCACCGGTGCCCGTAGCCTCGCCGACCTGCGCGCTGCCGCCCCCGGTTGCCAGGGATGCGAACTGCATCAGCCCGCCAGCCAGGTGGTCTTCGGTCGGGGCAACCCCGATGCCCGGGTGGTGATGGTCGGCGAGCAGCCCGGGGACGTCGAGGACCGCCAGGGGCTGCCGTTCGTCGGCCCGGCCGGCCGGCTGCTGCGCCGGGCGGTGGACGACGCCGGGATCCCGGTCGACCAGATCTATCTGACCAACGCGGTGAAGCACTTCCGCTTCGTGTCGCGCGGCGGTCGACGAATTCACCAGACCCCGGACCGGGTGCACATCGTGGCCTGCCGGCCCTGGCTGGTCGCCGAGTTCGCGATGCTGCGCCCGGACGTCGTCGTGGTGCTCGGCGCGACCGCGGCCCGGGCACTGCTCGGCCCGGCGTTCCGGGTGACCCGCTCGCGTGGCGTACCGCTGCCGTGGCCGGCCTCGGCCGAACGGGCCGAGGAGTTTCCGGTGGGCCCGGCGCAGCTGGTGGCCACGATCCATCCCTCGGCGGTGCTGCGCGCCGACGACCAGCAGATCGCCTTCCGAGGGCTGGTCACCGACCTCGGCGTCGTCCGTGGACTGCTCGCCGGTCGGGGCAGCCAGGCCCCGGCGGTACGCCGATGACCGCGCTCACCGCACCGCCGTCGGTGACCGACCCGCCGCCATCCGGTGACGTCACCCGCATCCAACGCCGTACGCTGCGGCTGCTCGCCGGTACCCAGATGATCGGCGGCGTAGGCGTCACCATCGGGATCTCGGTCGGTGGCCTGCTCGCCGCCGAGCTCGGCGGGGTGACCGTCTCCGGCCTGGCGCAGAGCGCCGCGGTGGTCGGCGGGGCGCTGCTCGCCGTACCCGTGGTCCGGGTCATGAACGGGCACGGCCGCCGACCCGGCCTGGTCTTCGCCTACCTGACGGGTGCGACCGGGGCGGTGCTGGTGGTGGCCGCCGCCGCGGTGCGCTGGGTGCCGCTGCTGTTCGTCGGCATGGTCCTGTTCGGCGGGGCGACGACCGCCGGCCTGCAGGCCCGGTACGCGGCGGTCGACCTCGCCGAGCCGCGCCGTCGGGGCCGGCAGCTGTCACTGGTGGTCTGGGCGACCACGGTCGGCGCGGTGACCGCCCCCAACCTTGCCGGGCTGGCCGACCGGTCGGCCAGCGGGGTCGGGTTGCCGCCGCTGGCCGGTCCGTTCGCCGTCAGCACACTGGCGTTCCTGCTGGCCGCGCTGCTGGTGCTGGTGTTGCTGCGACCGGACCCGCTGCTGACCGCCCGGCGGATCGCCGGTCCCGCCGCGGCGAGCGCCCCGGTGCGGTCCGGCCGGGGCCTGCGGGCCGGGTCCGGCCGAGGCCTGCGGGCCGGGTCCGGCCGAGGCCTGCGGGCCGCGTTCGCTGTGGTCGCCGTCCGACCCGCCGCCCGGCTCGGTGTCTGCGCCGTCGCCGTGGGTCACCTGGTGATGGTCGGGGTGATGGCGATGACGCCGGTCCACATCGGGATGGGGCACTCCGGCGACGACCTGTTGCGCACCGTCGGGCTGGTGCTGAGCCTGCACATCGCCGGGATGTACGGGCTGTCGCCGGTGGTAGGTTGGCTCACCGACCGGGCCGGTCGCCGGCCGGTGATCCTCGGTGGGGTCGGGCTGCTGCTGGCCGCGTGCGCCGTGGCGGGCACCGCCGGCCACGACCCGGTACGCCTGGTGATCGGGCTGGTGCTGCTCGGGCTCGGCTGGTCGGGCACCATGGTCGCGGGCTCGACCCTGCTGTCGGAGTCGGTGCCGGTCGACGTCCGTCCGTCGGTCCAGGGCCTGTCGGACCTGGTGATGGGTCTGGCCGGCGCGTCCGCCGGCGCGGTCAGCGGAATCATCGTCGGGCTGTCCGGTTACGGCGTCCTGACGTTGCTGTCGGCGCTGGCCACGGTGCCGCTGCTGGGGTTGGTGCTGCGCCCGGTGCCGGCTCCGTCGAAGCGGTAGGGAGGCAGGATGCGGTTGACGGACTTCTGGGGCCGGTTGGACGAGGCGTTCGGGCCCGCGTACGCCCGCAGCATCGCCACCGATCAGGTGCTGGCCCAGTTGGGTGGACGCACCATCGCCCAGGCGCTGGCGGCGGGTGAGGAGACGGTGGTGGTCTGGCGGGCGGTCTGCGCCGCGTACCCCGACCGGGTTCCCGGCCGGTTGCGCTGACTCCTGCGCCGGTTGCGCGAGCGGACGGTGAGTGTCGGTCGAGTTGGGATTCTCGATCTGTCGATTACGGAAAGTCTCAGTCGATGTGCATCGTGTCACTGTACTGGTTCCGGGGTGCTGGTTGGGCTTGATGCCACAGGTGCATCAAGATGCACCTGTGGCATCAACCTGAAAAGCATCTCGGGGTATCCCGGGAGCCAGCCCGAGCGCGTCGCCGGCCTGTCGGTCGTACCTCTGCCTGTCGGTCGTACCTCTACTTGACGGGCGTGGGTCTGCGTAGCTGCATTTACTCTGTGCGGTCGAAGGGCTGCTTTGGGTGGTGAAATTCGTGGGCGTGTCTGGTTTTCCACTCGTACATCTGTTCGGCTATTGTCCACAGCTAGGCGCTCATCCACAGGTTGCGGCCCGTCGGCTGTTTTCTGTCGGACCCAGCGCCTAGCGTGACCCGGGTGACGAGAAGCTCGGCCAGGACGCCTGGGAAGTCGGCGAACGTAGGGGTGGCAGCAATGGCGGCAGTGCCAGACAAGGAAAAGGCGCTCGATCTGGCGCTGGCTCAGATCGACAAACAGTTCGGCAAGGGCTCGGTGATGCGGCTGGGTGAGCGGCCGGTGATCCAGACCGCGGTGATCCCCACCGGCTCCATCGCGCTCGATGTGGCACTCGGCGTCGGTGGCCTGCCCCGGGGCCGGGTGGTCGAGGTCTACGGCCCGGAGAGCAGCGGTAAGACCACGGTCGCCCTGCACGCGGTGGCCAACGCCCAGCGTGCCGGCGGCATCGCGGCGTTCATCGACGCCGAGCACGCGCTCGACCCGGACTACGCCAAGGCGCTCGGCGTGGACACCGACGCCATGCTGGTCTCCCAGCCGGACACCGGTGAGCAGGCGCTGGAGATCGCCGACATGCTGATCCGCTCCGGCGCGCTGGACATCGTCGTGATCGACTCGGTCGCGGCCCTGGTGCCACGCGCCGAGATCGAGGGCGAGATGGGGGACAGCCACGTCGGTCTGCAGGCCCGGCTGATGAGCCAGGCACTGCGCAAGATCACTGGTGTGCTGAACAGCACCGGCACCACCGCGGTCTTCATCAACCAGTTGCGGGAGAAGATCGGCGTGATGTTCGGCTCGCCGGAGACCACCACCGGTGGCCGGGCGCTGAAGTTCTATGCCTCGGTGCGGCTCGACGTGCGACGGATCGAGAGCCTCAAGGACGGCACCGACGTGGTCGGCAACCGGACCCGGGTCAAGGTCGTCAAGAACAAGGTCTCCGCGCCGTTCAAGCAGGCCGAGTTCGACATCATGTACGGCAAGGGCATCTCCCGGGAGGGTTCGCTGATCGACGTCGGCGTCGAGCAGTCGATCATCCGCAAGTCCGGCGCCTGGTACACCTACGAGGGCGACCAGCTCGGTCAGGGCAAGGAGAAGGCCCGGGAGTTCCTCCGGGAGAACCCGGACGTGGCGGCTGAGATCGAGAAGAAGATCCTGGAGAAGCTCGGCGTCGGCGCGCTCGGTGCCGACGAGGCCGGCGGGCCCGAGCTGCCGCCGGTCGACTTCTGATCCGGATGGCCGGGCGACGACGCGGCGCACGGACGGGACGGGGCTGGGATGCGGCTCCGCCCCGTCCCCGCGCCTCCCGTGCGGGCCGCGCCGCCGAGGCGGCCGGGTCCACCGACCATGCCACCGGGTCCGCCGCTGGCGGCGGTGGGCAGCCGGTAGACGAGGCGCAGCAGGCCCGGGACATTTGTCTGCGCCAGCTCGCCGTCCGCCCCCGGACCCGGGCGGAGCTCGCCGCCGTGCTGCGGCGACGCGGCATCTCCGAGGCCACGGCCAGTTCGGTCCTCGACCGGTACGACGAGGTCGGGATGATCGACGACGCGTCGTTCGCCCAGGCCTGGGTGACCAGCCGGCACCACGGCCGAGGGCTGGCCCGGCGCAGCCTCGCCGCCGAGCTGCGTCAGCGCGGCGTGGATCCGCAGATCGCCCGGGACGCGCTGGACGGGCTGGACGAGTCGACCGAGCGGGCCACCGCGGCGGAGCTCGTCGAGCGCAAGCTGCGTACCGCCCGGGGTGCTCCGGACGTGGTGTTCCGGCGGTTGGTCGCGATGCTCGCCCGCAAGGGTTACTCGGCGGGGGTGGCCGTTCCGGTG is drawn from Micromonospora sp. Llam0 and contains these coding sequences:
- the recA gene encoding recombinase RecA, whose protein sequence is MAAVPDKEKALDLALAQIDKQFGKGSVMRLGERPVIQTAVIPTGSIALDVALGVGGLPRGRVVEVYGPESSGKTTVALHAVANAQRAGGIAAFIDAEHALDPDYAKALGVDTDAMLVSQPDTGEQALEIADMLIRSGALDIVVIDSVAALVPRAEIEGEMGDSHVGLQARLMSQALRKITGVLNSTGTTAVFINQLREKIGVMFGSPETTTGGRALKFYASVRLDVRRIESLKDGTDVVGNRTRVKVVKNKVSAPFKQAEFDIMYGKGISREGSLIDVGVEQSIIRKSGAWYTYEGDQLGQGKEKAREFLRENPDVAAEIEKKILEKLGVGALGADEAGGPELPPVDF
- a CDS encoding regulatory protein RecX, with the protein product MAGRRRGARTGRGWDAAPPRPRASRAGRAAEAAGSTDHATGSAAGGGGQPVDEAQQARDICLRQLAVRPRTRAELAAVLRRRGISEATASSVLDRYDEVGMIDDASFAQAWVTSRHHGRGLARRSLAAELRQRGVDPQIARDALDGLDESTERATAAELVERKLRTARGAPDVVFRRLVAMLARKGYSAGVAVPVVREALAARSAEAAEFTDTVDAEVLIGEVPDPDAEQPWST